A window of the Ostrea edulis chromosome 1, xbOstEdul1.1, whole genome shotgun sequence genome harbors these coding sequences:
- the LOC125650309 gene encoding uncharacterized protein LOC125650309 isoform X2, translated as MEFLKVLVVLIVVSHGSLSNPVSTEGELRDIVGKLERLSASLRRYVVGGSRPENSMSDVPLSGYMSEFPIPGTRPLVPWGLDNELDPSSPTYKMFGKLLKPYFSSFPRGLYTSEMQLTPRNVVAMLNAWYSNDDQTMTKEQTFFNVARELLDAHFQCATTRINQIVFYVFKDQIRAMAKDDWKMNTSVGKVLGNLITDTAVVDKVAQKIVAAHRNAYGDIMEHIEYFKLNEFLAKMKMFIGKAEQDKWTPVVFHEKLNQLLTDFDFVFQCPTVHDLWEFHQTIVSRFQDRLSEIKPFAETEAWLKKVLPTYMTTDATPAITAILQMYKDYVKLAILHFEQVENHVTSGNTADITNFMSQFLAPHQLQYLQSIFEFLNTGTTHNSMEMGQIGNKNTDNERSKGRCTEFNGEC; from the exons ATGGAGTTCTTGAAAGTCCTAGTGGTTTTGATCGTAGTTTCGCACG GTTCCCTATCAAACCCAGTGAGTACGGAGGGCGAACTACGCGACATCGTCGGAAAACTAGAGAGACTCTCAGCAAGCTTAAGACGGTATGTAGTTGGCGGTAGTAGGCCCGAGAATTCTATGAGCGATGTGCCACTGAGCGGGTATATGTCAGAATTCCCAATCCCTGGTACCAGACCACTCGTGCCTTGGGGGCTCGATAATGAACTTGACCCCTCCTCTCCAACATACAAAATGTTCGGAAAGCTTCTGAAGCCATACTTTAGCAGTTTCCCAAGAGGactgtatacat CGGAGATGCAGTTAACACCACGTAATGTTGTTGCAATGCTGAATGCATGGTATAGCAACGATGACCAAACGATGACCAAAGAACAAACCTTCTTTAACGTTGCCAGAGAGCTCTTGGATGCCCATTTCCAGTGTGCAACGACAAGAATCAACCAAATAGTTTTCT ATGTTTTCAAGGATCAAATACGTGCAATGGCCAAAGATGACTGGAAAATGAACACTAGCGTGGGGAAAGTTTTGGGGAATTTGATAACGGATACTGCCGTTGTGGACAAAGTCGCCCAGAAAATTGTGGCAGCGCATAGAAATGCCTACGGGGACATTATGGAGCACATTGAATATTTCAAACTTAATG AATTCCttgcaaaaatgaaaatgttcatcgggaaaGCTGAACAGGATAAATGGACACCAGTCGTGTTCCATGAGAAACTGAATCAACTTCTGACGGACTTTGATTTTGTCTTCCAATGTCCGACTGTGCATGATCTATGGGAATTCCACCAAACAATTGTTAGCCGTTTTCAAGATAG GTTATCCGAAATCAAACCATTCGCTGAGACGGAGGCTTGGCTAAAGAAAGTCCTACCCACATACATGACTACAGACGCCACCCCCGCCATTACTGCCATCCTACAAATGTACAAAGACTACGTCAAATTGGCCATATTGCACTTCGAACAAGTGGAGAACCACGTGACCAGCGGAAATACGGCCGACATCACGAATTTCATGTCCCAATTTCTCG CACCGCATCAACTCCAGTATTTGCAATCCATTTTTGAATTCCTCAATACTGGGACTACCCACAACAGCATGGAAATGGGACAAATAGGGAACAAAAATACCGATAACGAACGTTCCAAGGGTAGATGCACCGAATTCAACGGGGAATGTTGA
- the LOC125650309 gene encoding uncharacterized protein LOC125650309 isoform X1, with translation MEFLKVLVVLIVVSHGSLSNPVSTEGELRDIVGKLERLSASLRRYVVGGSRPENSMSDVPLSGYMSEFPIPGTRPLVPWGLDNELDPSSPTYKMFGKLLKPYFSSFPRGLYTSEMQLTPRNVVAMLNAWYSNDDQTMTKEQTFFNVARELLDAHFQCATTRINQIVFYVFKDQIRAMAKDDWKMNTSVGKVLGNLITDTAVVDKVAQKIVAAHRNAYGDIMEHIEYFKLNDIVEFLAKMKMFIGKAEQDKWTPVVFHEKLNQLLTDFDFVFQCPTVHDLWEFHQTIVSRFQDRLSEIKPFAETEAWLKKVLPTYMTTDATPAITAILQMYKDYVKLAILHFEQVENHVTSGNTADITNFMSQFLAPHQLQYLQSIFEFLNTGTTHNSMEMGQIGNKNTDNERSKGRCTEFNGEC, from the exons ATGGAGTTCTTGAAAGTCCTAGTGGTTTTGATCGTAGTTTCGCACG GTTCCCTATCAAACCCAGTGAGTACGGAGGGCGAACTACGCGACATCGTCGGAAAACTAGAGAGACTCTCAGCAAGCTTAAGACGGTATGTAGTTGGCGGTAGTAGGCCCGAGAATTCTATGAGCGATGTGCCACTGAGCGGGTATATGTCAGAATTCCCAATCCCTGGTACCAGACCACTCGTGCCTTGGGGGCTCGATAATGAACTTGACCCCTCCTCTCCAACATACAAAATGTTCGGAAAGCTTCTGAAGCCATACTTTAGCAGTTTCCCAAGAGGactgtatacat CGGAGATGCAGTTAACACCACGTAATGTTGTTGCAATGCTGAATGCATGGTATAGCAACGATGACCAAACGATGACCAAAGAACAAACCTTCTTTAACGTTGCCAGAGAGCTCTTGGATGCCCATTTCCAGTGTGCAACGACAAGAATCAACCAAATAGTTTTCT ATGTTTTCAAGGATCAAATACGTGCAATGGCCAAAGATGACTGGAAAATGAACACTAGCGTGGGGAAAGTTTTGGGGAATTTGATAACGGATACTGCCGTTGTGGACAAAGTCGCCCAGAAAATTGTGGCAGCGCATAGAAATGCCTACGGGGACATTATGGAGCACATTGAATATTTCAAACTTAATG ATATCGTAGAATTCCttgcaaaaatgaaaatgttcatcgggaaaGCTGAACAGGATAAATGGACACCAGTCGTGTTCCATGAGAAACTGAATCAACTTCTGACGGACTTTGATTTTGTCTTCCAATGTCCGACTGTGCATGATCTATGGGAATTCCACCAAACAATTGTTAGCCGTTTTCAAGATAG GTTATCCGAAATCAAACCATTCGCTGAGACGGAGGCTTGGCTAAAGAAAGTCCTACCCACATACATGACTACAGACGCCACCCCCGCCATTACTGCCATCCTACAAATGTACAAAGACTACGTCAAATTGGCCATATTGCACTTCGAACAAGTGGAGAACCACGTGACCAGCGGAAATACGGCCGACATCACGAATTTCATGTCCCAATTTCTCG CACCGCATCAACTCCAGTATTTGCAATCCATTTTTGAATTCCTCAATACTGGGACTACCCACAACAGCATGGAAATGGGACAAATAGGGAACAAAAATACCGATAACGAACGTTCCAAGGGTAGATGCACCGAATTCAACGGGGAATGTTGA